Sequence from the Ooceraea biroi isolate clonal line C1 chromosome 5, Obir_v5.4, whole genome shotgun sequence genome:
tttctatctatcaatctctgtttttctttttctctttctaccTATCGCTTTCTCTTGCCCACCTACGGTAACGGAAATTGAACTCGCCGCGATCACGATATTCCCATTTCGCACGGTCGCGCGATACCTTCGGGATCGTGCCATTTAACGATCGTACGGCACCGTGGCTCTTCCAGCGTTTTCGCGACAGTTAATCGGCGACGATCGGCAATTTACGATTTATCATCCCGCCATTCGTGTTGCGCGCGGACCCGGAAAGACGGACGGTACGAAGGTTGGAGAACGATCGAGCCTACAGAAGCGGAAGCGATTAACGTCGCCTCGTTCATCCACGAGCGAGGCCGcgtttatttatcaattttcttgtAATTGCTCAATAATCGCGGGGAACAGGGTGACGTAGCGCGACGATACATCGCAATTGAATTCTTGCTCATGCACTCGCGATGTTACAAATCCCATTTTCACGTTTTTTTATGTCGGGCAACGTTTGCAGAACCGTGTCAATTCTGTAAACGTAAGTTATGCGCGCTATCCGAGAACGTACGGGAGTTATTTAAATTGAACGTTCACGTACGCGCGTTACAGGAGTGTTCATTCCAttcagttttaaataaaactcgtGTTCGCAGATATCGTAATGTGACACGTCGCAAGCGAGAGAGCTGTCTGCTTCCTTGAAGATGCCGGCGATCTGGTCTGGGCGACCCGGTTGGTTGGGCAAGCTTGGCATAGCCTTGCTGGCCATCTGGTTCCTGGTGCTGATTGTGTCCGTTGTTCATGTATTCAAGTCAAATAATTCCTTGTCGAGCCGCGATGTTAGCAACGTCAACAAGGAAAACACCCAACGTCTGGCTCAAATGGTCAACGACTTTGAGATCCTGAAGAGGCAAAACGACGCGTTGAAGAGCTTCATACTGGGGTAGGTTTGCGCGAGATAAAAGTTACCCGGCAACGTTAAAGTGCGAAACCTGAGACACAGAGCATTGCgatctttttattgtacaGGCTAACATAATTTCCAGAGAAGGGTCGAAGTCTATGCAGGGCGATCATTTAGGCGCCATACAGGAGAAACTCGAGAGAGCGTCGGTTTACGATGTTAATCTGTTGGATGATCAGGATGGGTCAAAACATGGCGTTCCTTCCATGGAGCATGAAGAGCTACGACGACGCTTGAGAAATGGCATTCAAGAGATGTGGTAAGCAACAAAGAATTTCAGATTGATCAGAGTATACTCTTGATGACTTTCAAAAGATTGCATGCCTCATTTTGTTCCACAGGTACTACATTAGTGCcgaattaaacaaatttaagaAACACATAGACGAATTTACGTACGatcagagagagaaggagatacAAGATGTGTTGAAAAATGTGTGGGAGCATAAGAAGTCGGTTGTAATGAATGTTGATAAGTTGAAGAAAGTGGACGGTTACGACGAGTGGCGAGAGAAGGAAGCAAAGGACCTATCTGATCTTGTACAAAGAAGATTTAGGTAACACATGATTCATAGTAAAATTAAGAACTTTAATGTATcgagacaaaattattttaacaaaattattctaatatGTTTTATACTTGAAGGTATCTGCAAAATCCTGCTGATTGTAATAAAGCGAAAAAAGTAATATGCAGCTTAAATAAAGGATGTGGTTTCGGTTGCCAGGTAAGAATTTGAAGTTTGCTTTCTGAATCGCAATGGAAtgtaatcaaaaataaaataagtatatatatatatatatatatgcgtacTTTTTTGCAGATTCATCATGTTACGTATTGCTTCTTGGTAGCTTATGGTACCGAGAGAACGTTAGTAATAAAATCCAAGGGCTGGAGGTATCACAAGGATGGCTGGGAGTCGGTATTCAAACCTCTCAGCGACACTTGCGTGTCTACGAGCGGTGCGTCGCATTCCAATTGGCCGGGTGATCCCACGAAGCAAGTAATATCCCTGCCGATCGTTGACAACGTCTATCCGAAGCCAAGGTTTCAACCGCCTAGCGTACCAGCGGATCTAGCACCAAGATTAGAAAAGATTCATGGTCATCCTCTGGTTTGGTGGGTCGGACAGGTATTGAAATACCTGATGCGACCTCAGGATCACATGAGGAAAACGCTGGAGAAGGCGAAGGAGAGGCTCGGCTTCAAGAAACCCATCGTTGGCATCCACGTGCGCAGGACCGACAAGGTGGGCACCGAGGCAGCTTATCATGACGTAGACGAGTACATGAGCAAAGTGGAGCAGTATTTCGACGAGCTTGAAACGCAGCCGGACGTGCGGAGGGTCTTCTTAGCCAGCGATGACCCGAAAGTGATAACGACGGCTCGGAAACGTTACCTGAACTACGAGATTATTGGCGACCCGGAGGTAGCGGAGACTGCGTCCGTAGCGAAACGATACTCGGATACCTCACTGCAGGGGATAATCATCGATATCCATCTGCTGTCGGAATGCGATTACCTGGTGTGCACTTTCAGCTCTCAGGTGTGTCGCGTCGCCTACGAACTGATGCAGACGTTCCACGTGGACGCGTACAACAAATTCGCATCTCTCGACGACATCTACTACTACGGTGGGCAGAACCCGCATCCCCACGTGGCCATCCTCGATCACAAACCGAGGAAGAACGGAGAGCTCGAGTTGAAGGTTGGCGACCTGATCGAGGTCTACGGCAATCACTGGGATGGCTTTTCCAAGGGATACAACACCAGGACTAGCACGATGGGCCTGTTCCCCAGCTTCAAAGTTAAGAATCCCGTCGACGCCGTGGAGTTTCCCAAGTATCCGAGCGTTCCTCTGCTAGAGAATAAAGCGAATTGAACCCGCAATTGTCGCGGATTGTCTTCTGACGGAGTGGATTATCGGTGCTTCGACGAGATCTCCTTCAGGACAAgttcttgaaatattaataaaaatgatactcCGGGAGTTGTATATTTTGCTACTTgtagacgacgacgactttAATGcctataaatttttacatgtCCATGACGAACGGCAATCTATCGTGTCAATACGTAATTATGTATGTTTGATTTTTTAGAAAGATTGcgagtataatttatattgaatatgCGCCGTAAATAGAGCTGCGGCTCTTTCTTTCCGGTTATTTGTGATCTCTTTATAtgtgaaaaattgtaatatcgGTTGGTACTATCGTGAGATAAATGCCTAGAATTAGGATCACAACTGCGAATATTTAGCAATATTAGTATTTGTaagattttgatatattttcatcTTGAAGTGCAAAGCCATCGCAAAGTGATCGTTGATTTAATCGGAGGTTTGATTGGAGAGGCATAATTATCTCGGATCTCTGCGTTTTCAAGTGTAATAATCGAGATATTTCGATATTGTTGATATTGGCATAGTTGAATTGTTTCCATGTGTATTAAGATGTGTAATAAGTCGATATGATGAGGATCATGTCTAAATGGATCTAATTATCGCATGTATTGAAATGTCGGACGTTTGTGCCAATGTACCGTCGCAACATTGCTTGTACCGGTGAACTGAGCTTTCGCTGGATAGATAGCGATATAGTTAGTAAAAATTGTAGTTACAAAATTTCTCATTTGCCGTGTGTTCCGCATCATCCCcttgtaaataaatttgcgaGAATTCTGGAAAAAAAGCTTGCAGCAATCGACAGTATGTCTTAACAAAGTATCCGTTCTAATTATTGCAACGTACAAATTGTATCATAcatgcaatatattatttccatTCGTCACACTTTGATACCTTTAAAGCTTACCATCACGCGTGATGTGCGAAGAAAAAATGTTCATAAGTATGATGATAAACATCACGCAAACATCGAGCTAGGCTTGAGGCCTATCTTAGATATTAggaattttattgtacataaatatatattatatatattgtaatatattttatacgcaGAATGCAAGCAAGAGAATTGTTATTACAATATCTGAATttgattttgaataataaatatttaattcacgaAATGCATGTCTTTCATTTGGGggaaaaatgtgataaatacaatttatgttttatattttcgtgTTCATAATCTACACTTTATACAGTTTTGATAACaggtaaattaattatacattatcgAATTTGGAAATAATCATCTACTCTAAACTTTTAATATAACCCTTCATCTTTGATAAAATCAGATAAATTTTAGAAGAAACAAACATACACAGAGTGTCTCATAACCCTGTTATCGCCCGTTTATGGTGTATAGTTTGGATTTACAATAGCTTTGGATGCGCAATGCAATAAacaaatcagaaataaatgttatttataattaatatcatgttttatttaacttattttacaaattcaaatattttacaaaaaatatgtgtatacaCAAGATGGTCTACCACTATTCAATAATGGTAGATGATGTACACagctaaaattaaatgaaatgtaatttctaataatcacgATACATGTATAGTTAATGTTAGAGAGTGAACAAACGCATTGGTAGATAACGTTACGACGTGAAGTGCTTAACTAAACTCGACGAAAGTGGAAAAAATAGAGTTTTGGAgaattttttccaaaaatcgatcttttaaagtattttacgataataataGACCATCTCACATATCGCAGTGCAAATTACGACTTTATTGTCACGATAATACTATATACCATGCCCTTTCCGCAAATTtcctatttataataatgttctttctgtggttaataattttctgttcAAATACCATCTATGTGTTACGTATACGTTAGCCTAAGTAACTCTATATTTGATGATTCTATATCCGGCGATTCCATAGATAGAAAGTCATTTTATGGTTCTACTTGTGTAGAAGCACCAATTAGGTATAACACATATTGATATACAAGCGACTTTTgttaagataattttatacaacatGATCGAGAAGTAACAgcagaaacattaaaaaatcacGATGTTTGTactctattaattaatttcaaaatgttaacaataatataatgcacGGAAAGTGTAACACGCATGCCtcgattatttcataattattatatgaattatttcATAGTTATATTCCGAATTTGCGTTTTACACAGCTTGAAAGACAATGTTTGActctaaattataaattaaaaaaagaaatagtcTATTCtgatagtaaaataaaagtcaACGAACAATACTGGAAAGTGAATTCtgagatagagagaaacaCTTTACAcactaaataaaattacaaacaaCATTACAGCATTATCGTATAAACGTATGATAATGTGAACAATATCGTGCCAAGCCCTCCCAATTCCCTAGAATGACTATACCTGAGAAACATACGTTTGACTTTTCACGCTTCATGCTACACAGCCAAGAGACCGTCCTATTCTGTCTATCCAGCGTAAGCTCCTTTCCAGACCAATCTGAATACAGAAGCAGATTGGAGACGCTCCTTGCCGTCGTACGCCTCGTGGACTGGTGACACGTTATATCGCAACTTATTTACTGATTCTGCGTTCGTCGTTCCCCGATAATATTCTCTAATTTTCGTGCGACAAACGTCGCAGTCTTTTTGGGAGACGTGTTTTCTGCTATCTCCACGTCCATGTCGTCGGAGAGCAATCGCTTTCCTACGGTTTTCCTCGCGTCCActgatatcatcatcttgttGATGGCTTCCAAATCCTGAAAAACGAAAGGCAAAACAACGCGTCAATTGCATATTGCCGTGCGAAACGAGATACACGATTTTATTAAGATCTTTAAGCGTAAATCGTTACCTTAGCAGGACTACGACTGAAGCAATAACTTAATTGTGGCGCCGGCGACGCGCTGATGGCCTTCGGGTCTAGAGTGCGAGTCATGATACTACCGGTAACGCGCCTCACCGGAGAACTGGCAGGCGGTTTTCCTTTCGGTAATGGACTCAGCGAGAGATTCATGGCGCTGCCGCGAGCAGATCCGAATTTGTTCGCGAACTCTTTGACCTGTGGCACGTACACCGTGTTGTAGAACTTGATCAGATCGCCACGCTCTTCGCCGTTAAAATTCTGTGATGTCCCAGCCATGTTCGTCGGAGTCGGCGGGGCCGTGCTCTTCTCCGTTAGCGCACTATTGTCCGCCGATTTCTCGTTGTCGCCCGTCTTCGCGTCTACGTCGCTGGCTACCTTCTTGATAAACACCGCTCTGTATATATGCGACTCTGCTTGGGGCTGCAGACGATAACAGCGCATAATCTCCGTGAATGAATTCTTCTCCATCTTCAtcaatttacatattacataaattgcaCACATTAAGATCTGGTCGAGATGCCGATCCTTCATCAGTTCCGTACGATCCTTGATCGAGTATTCAAAGATCGTCcaaattttcttcttatcgGCGTCTGGTATCTCCAGAGATCTACACAAATCCTGCATACGCACGCATGCGAGATTGTAAAACTTTCGGAAGAACAGCGCGACTGAACCAGTCCGCCTCGGTTTGCCCGAGTTCGCGTTCGCCGCTTGTGCGATGGTATTACTCGAGGCTTGTGCACCCGACGCTCTTGAGGCTCCGATCTGATCAGGTACCAACAGAATCCTTTGGCCATTGTCTATCAGCATCCCCCTATTGGAAGATAAGACGCTCTGTCCAACTCGCAGCACACTTTGACCAGTGACTCTGGTATCGGAGAATAATCGCTTCTTCGATACACCTGGTGTTGCCTGGATGGGAGATTGAAACCTGAGAAAACGGATTCGTTTTCTAAGATGCCATTCTTGATGAAAAAGATGCTTAATGAGCGATAATAACGATAGAAATTGCTCGAGTTATACCTTTCTGAAGCAGATGAAATT
This genomic interval carries:
- the LOC105287668 gene encoding alpha-(1,6)-fucosyltransferase isoform X1 codes for the protein MPAIWSGRPGWLGKLGIALLAIWFLVLIVSVVHVFKSNNSLSSRDVSNVNKENTQRLAQMVNDFEILKRQNDALKSFILGEGSKSMQGDHLGAIQEKLERASVYDVNLLDDQDGSKHGVPSMEHEELRRRLRNGIQEMWYYISAELNKFKKHIDEFTYDQREKEIQDVLKNVWEHKKSVVMNVDKLKKVDGYDEWREKEAKDLSDLVQRRFRYLQNPADCNKAKKVICSLNKGCGFGCQIHHVTYCFLVAYGTERTLVIKSKGWRYHKDGWESVFKPLSDTCVSTSGASHSNWPGDPTKQVISLPIVDNVYPKPRFQPPSVPADLAPRLEKIHGHPLVWWVGQVLKYLMRPQDHMRKTLEKAKERLGFKKPIVGIHVRRTDKVGTEAAYHDVDEYMSKVEQYFDELETQPDVRRVFLASDDPKVITTARKRYLNYEIIGDPEVAETASVAKRYSDTSLQGIIIDIHLLSECDYLVCTFSSQVCRVAYELMQTFHVDAYNKFASLDDIYYYGGQNPHPHVAILDHKPRKNGELELKVGDLIEVYGNHWDGFSKGYNTRTSTMGLFPSFKVKNPVDAVEFPKYPSVPLLENKAN
- the LOC105287668 gene encoding alpha-(1,6)-fucosyltransferase isoform X2: MQGDHLGAIQEKLERASVYDVNLLDDQDGSKHGVPSMEHEELRRRLRNGIQEMWYYISAELNKFKKHIDEFTYDQREKEIQDVLKNVWEHKKSVVMNVDKLKKVDGYDEWREKEAKDLSDLVQRRFRYLQNPADCNKAKKVICSLNKGCGFGCQIHHVTYCFLVAYGTERTLVIKSKGWRYHKDGWESVFKPLSDTCVSTSGASHSNWPGDPTKQVISLPIVDNVYPKPRFQPPSVPADLAPRLEKIHGHPLVWWVGQVLKYLMRPQDHMRKTLEKAKERLGFKKPIVGIHVRRTDKVGTEAAYHDVDEYMSKVEQYFDELETQPDVRRVFLASDDPKVITTARKRYLNYEIIGDPEVAETASVAKRYSDTSLQGIIIDIHLLSECDYLVCTFSSQVCRVAYELMQTFHVDAYNKFASLDDIYYYGGQNPHPHVAILDHKPRKNGELELKVGDLIEVYGNHWDGFSKGYNTRTSTMGLFPSFKVKNPVDAVEFPKYPSVPLLENKAN